Proteins encoded within one genomic window of Natronobeatus ordinarius:
- the tnpC gene encoding IS66 family transposase translates to MSLGIGGSPESTDSAIRAEDSTHLRQQLVVKEFENRLLRRQLTAQQQQIENLQARLKWYENPNTPPSKQGGAAGSPGNDDSDEEENEDQGDDAGGDADAASDSSPGRDEGHEGTTRPPPEPEETIRVDRGYCPDCEQTLSNPDSYVSRTIIDIPLPIPTTVTEYELGKHHCSCGNEVVAEHPDCPETGRFGPNIMAQTALGRFHQRLPNRKQAELFEWELDLPISHRTIYNLTKRVADRLRPAYEDVKASVRESDVVYCDETGFPVDGEQHWAWTFVTDEEVLFWVDESRGSQVLEDVLGEEFAEDSTLSCDGWSAYRSYHTKLQRCWAHLLREAEYVAERYEEAEWLSAELHDLHDDLTAFDEEDPSASAREQMRAEASLHLEGLIREEYESQEVQKLIEKIRNGLGHWLTFVTEPDVDSTNNRAERALREQVVLRKMFRTLRSAEGVQIHETITTMLATWKRRGLDPPEQLQSILGGQELRLG, encoded by the coding sequence GTGTCGCTGGGGATTGGCGGATCGCCGGAATCGACAGATTCCGCGATCCGCGCTGAGGACAGTACGCATCTCCGCCAGCAGCTCGTAGTCAAAGAGTTCGAGAACCGTCTTCTCCGTCGTCAACTCACAGCACAGCAACAGCAGATCGAGAATCTGCAAGCACGCCTCAAGTGGTACGAAAACCCAAACACACCACCCAGTAAGCAGGGTGGCGCGGCTGGATCACCTGGCAACGATGACAGCGACGAGGAAGAGAACGAAGACCAAGGGGACGACGCTGGCGGCGACGCTGACGCCGCCAGCGACTCCTCTCCAGGACGTGACGAAGGTCACGAGGGAACAACTCGACCGCCTCCGGAACCAGAGGAGACTATTCGAGTTGATCGGGGATATTGCCCAGACTGTGAGCAGACACTCTCTAACCCGGACAGCTACGTCTCACGGACGATTATCGATATACCACTCCCCATTCCAACCACTGTCACCGAGTACGAACTCGGCAAACACCACTGTTCCTGTGGAAACGAGGTCGTTGCTGAACATCCTGACTGCCCGGAAACCGGGCGGTTTGGGCCAAATATCATGGCCCAAACCGCCCTTGGAAGGTTCCATCAGCGACTTCCAAACCGAAAGCAGGCAGAGTTGTTTGAGTGGGAGCTCGATCTCCCCATCTCCCACCGGACAATCTACAACCTGACCAAGCGGGTCGCAGACCGGCTGCGACCCGCGTATGAAGACGTCAAAGCCAGTGTTCGGGAGAGTGACGTCGTCTATTGTGATGAGACGGGCTTTCCTGTTGATGGAGAGCAACACTGGGCGTGGACGTTTGTTACTGACGAAGAGGTGCTGTTCTGGGTTGATGAGAGTCGTGGAAGCCAGGTGTTAGAGGACGTCCTCGGCGAGGAATTCGCCGAGGACTCGACGCTCAGCTGTGACGGCTGGTCGGCGTACCGGAGCTACCACACGAAACTCCAGCGATGCTGGGCGCATCTGTTACGGGAGGCAGAGTACGTTGCTGAGCGGTATGAGGAAGCAGAGTGGCTTTCTGCGGAGTTGCACGATCTCCACGATGACTTAACGGCGTTCGACGAAGAGGACCCGTCTGCCTCCGCCCGCGAGCAGATGCGGGCGGAGGCGTCGTTACACTTGGAAGGGCTGATCAGGGAGGAGTATGAGTCACAGGAGGTTCAGAAACTGATCGAGAAGATCAGGAACGGGTTAGGCCACTGGCTGACGTTCGTGACAGAGCCAGACGTCGATTCGACGAATAATCGCGCAGAGCGCGCTCTGCGCGAGCAAGTGGTGCTGCGGAAGATGTTCCGGACCCTCCGCTCAGCCGAAGGGGTCCAGATTCACGAGACGATCACGACCATGTTAGCCACGTGGAAACGACGAGGACTTGATCCACCTGAACAGCTCCAGTCCATCCTCGGTGGGCAAGAACTCAGATTAGGATGA
- a CDS encoding VirB4 family type IV secretion system protein, translating to MIDALPDPGTQAGIALYIGATALITLLVKWGWDRWRAEDVEEVELADLLEEATVEDGLEEGQVLDDIAEHHQHVVAPAAIEWDTRTARVGDQWTSTLYIADYPDYPKDGYLTELFELTDVEFDLTVHITPKSQQQARDELQRVADDLQADADLERTVRGSYLQERANEALSTYKSVENGSRVFEQGMFITVRSESRDELRDAVRTVRSRLREQPAGLSPKTAICKQDLAIQAAAPIGPNPFGREATALGGAVGALLASPHNATILEDGGVEFGVHWKNQSPVVIDPFARENGYAMFTIGDPGSGKSFGSKQNFIRSIEQSEDRIGIILEPLNNWAGVAEALGGERITIGGDMGLNPLEIKPTPERVQRAMGKDASPYREKLDSVMSFLSNYFALRGITLGDRRTTLETAIERAYSRNGITDDIATHHNESPTMRDVLDILEEMVETPEEYVVRTDEEATKIGEDATWLIDQLRPFAEDGRYENLGRETEFDIRDEKVIYLDLAQQEGSLGGSTSLIMQLLISLVYERAKETDKEVVFVIDEARYIMQDAASLEYLEIVFRHHRHHNLSIRLVTQTVDEFFQHPESEAIIDQCAIKQFHHLDGMDREWANEFGLNSAQMRFVQEAVPGNDRTGYSEALVGVDGEWRGIEVRAMEDETAVIDFDPKAQSQTELPGRSADTSTERSMNTNPTTSRQVSTPPQTDGGKHGGESKHE from the coding sequence GTGATCGACGCACTCCCCGATCCAGGGACGCAGGCTGGGATTGCCCTCTACATCGGTGCAACGGCATTGATCACGCTTCTCGTGAAGTGGGGATGGGACCGCTGGCGAGCTGAAGACGTCGAAGAAGTCGAACTCGCGGATCTCCTCGAGGAGGCGACCGTCGAAGACGGCCTCGAAGAGGGTCAGGTCCTCGACGACATCGCCGAACATCATCAACACGTCGTCGCACCGGCGGCGATCGAGTGGGATACGCGGACCGCTCGCGTCGGTGATCAGTGGACGTCCACACTCTACATCGCCGATTACCCGGATTACCCGAAAGACGGCTATCTGACCGAACTCTTCGAGCTCACGGACGTCGAGTTCGATCTGACGGTCCATATCACCCCGAAGAGTCAGCAGCAGGCTCGAGACGAACTCCAGCGAGTGGCCGACGACCTCCAGGCCGATGCTGACCTCGAGCGTACTGTCCGTGGGAGCTATCTTCAGGAGCGAGCCAACGAGGCGCTGTCGACGTACAAGAGCGTTGAGAACGGGAGCCGGGTGTTCGAGCAAGGCATGTTCATTACGGTTCGATCGGAGTCACGTGACGAGCTTCGTGACGCCGTCCGGACAGTTCGGAGCCGGCTTCGTGAACAACCCGCTGGACTCTCGCCGAAGACGGCTATCTGTAAGCAAGACCTCGCCATCCAGGCTGCAGCGCCAATCGGCCCCAACCCGTTCGGCCGGGAGGCCACAGCACTCGGTGGTGCGGTCGGTGCGTTGCTCGCGTCGCCACATAACGCCACAATTCTCGAGGACGGCGGCGTCGAGTTCGGCGTTCACTGGAAGAACCAGAGTCCGGTCGTCATCGACCCGTTCGCTCGAGAGAACGGCTATGCGATGTTCACGATCGGTGACCCTGGTTCTGGCAAATCGTTCGGATCGAAGCAGAACTTCATCCGTTCGATTGAGCAAAGCGAGGACCGTATCGGGATTATCCTTGAGCCATTGAACAACTGGGCTGGCGTCGCCGAAGCCCTCGGCGGTGAGCGAATTACGATCGGTGGGGATATGGGACTGAACCCGCTCGAGATCAAGCCGACTCCCGAGCGCGTTCAGAGGGCAATGGGCAAGGACGCTAGCCCGTATCGCGAAAAGCTCGATAGCGTGATGAGCTTCCTCTCGAACTATTTTGCGCTTCGGGGAATCACACTCGGCGACCGCCGGACGACGTTGGAGACCGCGATCGAGCGTGCCTATTCACGCAACGGAATTACCGACGATATCGCGACTCATCACAACGAGAGCCCGACGATGCGGGACGTCCTCGACATCCTCGAGGAGATGGTCGAGACCCCGGAAGAGTACGTCGTGCGGACGGATGAGGAAGCGACGAAGATCGGCGAAGACGCAACGTGGCTCATCGATCAGCTTCGCCCGTTCGCGGAAGACGGCCGGTACGAGAACCTGGGCCGAGAAACCGAATTCGACATCCGCGACGAGAAGGTGATTTATCTCGACCTTGCCCAGCAGGAGGGCAGTCTCGGTGGGAGCACGAGTCTCATCATGCAGTTGCTGATCTCACTGGTCTATGAGCGAGCGAAGGAGACGGACAAAGAGGTCGTCTTCGTCATCGACGAGGCTCGGTACATCATGCAGGACGCGGCGAGTCTCGAATACCTCGAGATCGTCTTCCGTCACCACCGCCATCACAACCTCTCGATCCGACTCGTCACCCAGACCGTCGACGAATTCTTCCAACATCCAGAGTCCGAGGCGATCATCGACCAGTGTGCGATCAAGCAGTTCCACCATCTCGACGGGATGGACCGCGAGTGGGCCAACGAGTTCGGCCTCAACTCGGCACAGATGCGCTTCGTCCAGGAGGCCGTCCCCGGAAACGACCGGACGGGCTATTCGGAAGCACTCGTCGGTGTCGACGGTGAGTGGCGGGGAATCGAAGTCCGAGCAATGGAAGACGAGACGGCTGTGATCGACTTCGATCCGAAAGCCCAGTCACAGACTGAGTTGCCAGGCCGTTCAGCAGACACATCTACAGAGCGATCTATGAATACTAATCCAACAACCTCACGCCAGGTCTCAACTCCACCACAGACTGATGGCGGTAAGCACGGAGGTGAATCGAAACATGAGTAA